A portion of the Cervus elaphus chromosome X, mCerEla1.1, whole genome shotgun sequence genome contains these proteins:
- the LOC122688979 gene encoding melanoma-associated antigen 9-like, with protein sequence MSELSKPEEALQDPSKAQDPEEAQLLGAEGGEAASPSSSSSPVSSSAPVEALPQEAVNIMVANMVKFLLCQYRARKLTSYTELLNTVLKGNQEHYPVVFCQAVECILLVFGVDMKEVDPRRRIYIMVPSLDLTCDLMQRDGQCLPKAGLLVVVLSLILQNRDHGPEEEIWGALNKMGVYVGKEHSIFGEPRELLTQVWVQDGYLEYRQVPDSNPTRYEFLWGPRAFAETSKEKFIEYLLRVNRRTIRSFPLPSAEAVREEEKGP encoded by the coding sequence ATGAGTGAGCTGAGCAAGCCTGAGGAAGCCCTTCAGGACCCAAGCAAGGCCCAGGACCCAGAGGAGGCGCAGCTCTTGGGGGCTGAGGGGGGGGAGGCTGCATCcccctcatcctcctcctccccagtctCCTCGTCAGCCCctgtggaggccttgccccaggaaGCTGTGAATATAATGGTGGCTAACATGGTGAAGTTCCTGCTCTGCCAGTATCGAGCCAGGAAGCTAACCTCCTACACTGAATTGCTGAATACAGTCCTCAAGGGTAACCAGGAGCACTACCCAGTGGTCTTCTGCCAAGCAGTTGAGTGCATTCTGCTGGTGTTTGGTGTGGATATGAAGGAGGTAGACCCCAGGAGGCGCATCTACATCATGGTCCCCTCCCTGGACCTCACCTGTGATTTGATGCAGAGAGATGGGCAGTGCCTGCCCAAGGCTGGCCTCCTGGTGGTGGTCCTCAGCCTGATCCTCCAGAATAGGGATCACGGCCCTGAGGAGGAGATCTGGGGAGCACTCAACAAGATGGGGGTGTATGTTGGGAAGGAGCACTCCATCTTTGGTGAGCCCAGGGAGttgctgacccaagtgtgggtgcaGGATGGGTACCTGGAGTACCGGCAGGTACCTGACAGCAACCCTACTCGATAcgagttcctgtggggtccccgggccttTGCAGAGACCAGCAAGGAGAAATTCATAGAGTATCTGCTTAGGGTCAACCGAAGAACTATTAGGTCCTTCCCACTCCCTTCTGCAGAGGCTgtgagggaggaggaaaaggggccctga